The Leucobacter viscericola genome includes a window with the following:
- a CDS encoding FtsW/RodA/SpoVE family cell cycle protein — protein sequence MSTPTKAKFVLPAERSARFRVIPAAPAPLRRLTILLLAMITLLVGLGVIMVQSAGQVVAISNGGSPFSGLLRQGGFALIGICCMVLLSQVSTARLRRYSWVALLFGIALQLLVYTPLGYEAGGNRNWLRVGPVSMQPAEFMKVVLLVWVSAVIANKQPLLSRWQHVAIPILPVVALSMFINVLGGDLGTLMVIAALVFGCLYFSQVRWRILGGIALLAALGVAVMTAMKPNRVFRVIQFLEIDCLTDAAHAHGMCWQSLNGFWALSNGGLLGAGVGNSKAKWSWLPESETDFIFAIIGEEMGFLGAVAVILLIVGIVVVLLALLARCTTPFATSILGGLLVWIGAQACVNIAVVLGFIPVLGVPLPFVSAGGTSLVSGLMAVGVVLACVREEAAGPPPPAPTR from the coding sequence ATGTCAACGCCTACCAAGGCGAAGTTTGTGCTGCCCGCAGAACGGTCTGCTCGATTCAGGGTCATTCCAGCTGCTCCAGCACCACTTCGGCGACTCACCATTTTGCTGCTCGCCATGATTACGCTTCTCGTCGGCTTGGGCGTCATCATGGTGCAGTCGGCGGGCCAGGTCGTGGCAATTTCGAATGGCGGGAGCCCGTTCAGCGGGCTGCTCCGGCAGGGCGGGTTTGCCCTGATCGGGATCTGCTGCATGGTCCTTCTCAGCCAAGTTTCGACAGCGCGTCTCAGACGGTATTCGTGGGTCGCACTGCTGTTCGGGATCGCGCTGCAACTACTGGTGTACACACCCCTCGGGTATGAGGCTGGAGGCAATCGAAACTGGCTCAGGGTCGGTCCAGTGTCTATGCAGCCTGCGGAGTTTATGAAGGTTGTGCTGCTCGTGTGGGTCTCTGCCGTGATAGCCAACAAGCAGCCGCTGCTTTCCCGGTGGCAGCACGTGGCGATCCCGATCCTGCCAGTTGTGGCACTGTCTATGTTCATCAATGTGCTCGGCGGCGACCTGGGCACGCTCATGGTCATTGCTGCCCTGGTCTTTGGGTGTCTGTATTTCTCTCAGGTGCGCTGGCGAATTTTGGGTGGGATCGCGCTACTCGCCGCCCTTGGAGTCGCGGTCATGACCGCGATGAAACCAAACCGGGTGTTCCGCGTGATCCAATTTCTCGAGATTGATTGCCTTACGGATGCCGCCCACGCTCACGGTATGTGTTGGCAATCGCTCAACGGATTCTGGGCACTTTCGAACGGCGGGCTGCTCGGTGCTGGCGTTGGCAATTCGAAGGCCAAGTGGTCGTGGTTACCCGAATCTGAGACCGACTTTATCTTCGCGATCATCGGAGAAGAGATGGGTTTTCTCGGGGCGGTCGCGGTGATCCTGTTAATCGTCGGGATCGTCGTTGTTCTATTGGCGTTGCTTGCGCGCTGCACCACACCGTTTGCCACTTCGATTCTCGGTGGACTGCTCGTGTGGATTGGCGCGCAAGCATGCGTCAACATCGCGGTGGTGCTCGGGTTTATTCCAGTTTTGGGTGTGCCGTTACCGTTTGTCTCGGCCGGGGGTACCTCGCTGGTGTCTGGGCTGATGGCGGTGGGGGTTGTGCTTGCTTGTGTGCGGGAGGAGGCGGCCGGCCCGCCGCCCCCGGCGCCTACTAGATAG
- a CDS encoding siderophore-interacting protein → MNQTPRAPRPSTELEVFSTEFLSPHLVRVRLGGEGFSGFEDRPETDKYVKLKFVTPAPESHPVTRTYTVRQVDAKSRTLDIDFVVHGADGLAGPWAMAAQPGDKITLVGPGGGYLPDPEAAWHLFAGDLSAVPAIAAALEALPADAVGAAFIEVESDDAILDLAAPSGVDVKWIVSASPDPDLLAEHVRSHAWPNEAVQVFAHGERESMKALRRLLVNELEVPRTQLSLSGYWARGRSEDRFQAEKREPIGQIFPAS, encoded by the coding sequence ATGAACCAAACTCCCCGTGCCCCGCGCCCATCGACCGAGCTTGAGGTATTTAGTACGGAGTTCTTAAGCCCCCATCTTGTGCGGGTTCGACTTGGCGGCGAGGGTTTTTCTGGGTTTGAGGATCGACCCGAAACCGACAAGTACGTAAAGCTCAAGTTCGTTACTCCTGCACCAGAGTCCCACCCCGTCACTCGCACGTATACGGTTCGTCAGGTCGACGCCAAGAGCCGCACACTCGATATCGACTTCGTTGTGCACGGCGCGGACGGTCTCGCGGGCCCCTGGGCCATGGCCGCACAACCCGGCGACAAGATCACCCTCGTTGGTCCGGGAGGCGGCTATTTGCCCGATCCTGAAGCAGCCTGGCATCTCTTTGCGGGAGACCTATCAGCGGTTCCCGCGATCGCGGCCGCGCTAGAGGCACTCCCCGCCGATGCCGTCGGTGCTGCGTTCATAGAGGTCGAGTCTGACGACGCGATTCTCGACCTTGCCGCACCCTCGGGCGTTGATGTGAAGTGGATCGTGAGCGCGAGCCCCGATCCCGACCTCCTCGCGGAGCACGTGCGGAGCCATGCGTGGCCAAACGAAGCCGTACAGGTTTTTGCTCACGGTGAGCGTGAGTCGATGAAGGCACTGCGCCGTCTGCTCGTCAACGAGTTGGAAGTGCCGCGCACACAGCTGTCGCTGTCGGGGTATTGGGCTCGCGGTCGTTCAGAAGACCGTTTCCAGGCCGAAAAACGCGAACCGATCGGGCAGATTTTTCCTGCGAGCTGA
- a CDS encoding PadR family transcriptional regulator: MSSSFPGTPFPGGPFGGGMHTENMWQAFDHLRSKFEKRAGSRMGRGDVRTAVLTLLLEAPMHGYQIIREIEERSGGSWKPSAGSVYPTLQLLADEGLISAEESNGRKTYMLTEAGREVAEEEAGTAPWESTPTNDDPRFGALPKAGFEFAQAATQIGRSGSTEQIEQAVEVIDEARKRLYSILAQD; the protein is encoded by the coding sequence ATGAGCAGTTCATTCCCCGGAACCCCCTTCCCAGGCGGTCCGTTCGGCGGCGGTATGCACACCGAAAACATGTGGCAGGCATTCGACCACCTGCGCTCGAAGTTTGAAAAACGCGCGGGATCCCGCATGGGCCGCGGCGATGTCCGTACCGCGGTGCTCACCCTTCTTCTTGAGGCTCCCATGCACGGCTACCAGATCATCCGCGAGATCGAAGAGCGCAGCGGTGGCAGCTGGAAGCCAAGTGCAGGCTCCGTCTACCCCACCCTGCAGCTGCTCGCCGATGAGGGGCTCATTTCGGCCGAAGAATCCAACGGGCGCAAAACCTACATGCTCACTGAGGCGGGTCGCGAAGTCGCCGAAGAAGAAGCTGGCACCGCCCCCTGGGAATCGACGCCCACAAACGACGATCCGCGGTTCGGCGCGCTCCCGAAAGCGGGGTTTGAGTTCGCTCAGGCGGCCACCCAAATTGGCCGCTCGGGCTCTACCGAGCAGATCGAGCAGGCTGTCGAGGTGATCGACGAGGCCCGCAAGCGGCTCTACTCAATCCTCGCCCAGGACTAG
- a CDS encoding HNH endonuclease family protein codes for MVNVTKRKTNKFVYVLVACVVAASGILALFNETLSADPKPATAADTSNAANVLETLEVKGRAPKTGYDRTAQFGAAWTDVDRNGCDTRNDILARDLSDVTLSGSCRVMSGTLEDPLTGSTINFVRGQQTSSAVQIDHIVPLSDAWQKGAQQLTQDKRIAFANDPRNLQAVSGRANAQKSDGDAATWLPENKAFRCEYVDRQITVKAAYKLWVTQAEKAAMIRVLDSCS; via the coding sequence ATGGTCAACGTGACAAAACGGAAAACCAACAAGTTTGTGTACGTTCTCGTTGCGTGCGTCGTTGCCGCATCGGGCATTCTGGCGCTGTTCAACGAGACGCTAAGCGCTGATCCTAAACCCGCCACTGCTGCGGATACGAGCAACGCCGCAAACGTGCTCGAAACGCTCGAGGTCAAGGGCCGGGCACCGAAGACCGGTTACGATCGCACCGCACAGTTCGGCGCGGCCTGGACCGATGTTGATCGGAACGGGTGCGACACCCGCAACGACATTCTGGCGAGGGATCTGAGCGACGTGACGCTCTCCGGAAGCTGCAGGGTCATGTCGGGCACACTTGAGGATCCGCTTACCGGTTCAACCATTAACTTCGTGCGCGGGCAGCAAACCTCATCTGCGGTGCAGATCGATCACATCGTCCCGCTCTCTGATGCTTGGCAGAAGGGCGCACAGCAGCTCACTCAGGATAAGCGCATCGCCTTCGCGAACGATCCGCGCAACCTGCAGGCCGTGTCTGGAAGAGCGAATGCGCAGAAGAGCGACGGAGATGCTGCCACCTGGCTGCCGGAGAACAAGGCGTTTCGATGCGAGTACGTCGACCGCCAGATTACGGTGAAGGCCGCCTACAAGCTGTGGGTGACACAGGCGGAGAAGGCGGCGATGATTCGTGTGCTCGATTCCTGCTCGTAG
- a CDS encoding ABC1 kinase family protein: protein MSSGSASASRRYRRILRFAAWNLVVTWWFELFLPRIGLAKVAERTRSNRMQKVARRFHVLAIELGGLMIKVGQFMSSRLDVLPPEITKELEGLQDEVPAESFAAIRARAEAELGMPLERVFASFDEQPIAAASLGQVHRAQLTASDAAETGLKNVVVKVQRPDIDVIVDIDLAALRKVGGWLSRVRIIAKRVDVPQLLEEFAQTSHEEIDYLHEAASSERFAQEFADDARVSVPAVVWERSTRSVLTLEDVTAIKITDLAALREAGIDPRQVALAFADVMFDQLFANGFFHADPHPGNIFVTPLKDPAASPAWKLTFIDFGMMGEVPANTRSGLRKLLIAIASRDGKALVSAIRDIGVLMPSADTSELERAMTQLFSRFGGMGFAELRNVDPREFHDFAIEFGEVVRSLPFQLPENFLLVVRAISLTSGVCSALDPEFNLWESVEPYAAQLLKEEGGNVIQDFASEAVQIASIAWRLPKRVDALIDRVEDGSVAVSTPKLERRISHLERTARRLVSAVLFGALLIAGAVLRGYDLVFGTVLMSVSVLPLLHALFAGRMGHRPPG from the coding sequence GTGTCGTCAGGTTCAGCCTCGGCATCGCGCCGCTATCGCCGCATACTTCGCTTCGCGGCCTGGAATCTTGTGGTGACCTGGTGGTTCGAGCTTTTTCTGCCTCGAATCGGCCTCGCCAAGGTCGCCGAGCGCACCCGCTCGAACCGCATGCAAAAGGTGGCTCGCCGATTCCACGTGCTCGCGATCGAGCTGGGTGGCCTCATGATCAAGGTCGGGCAGTTCATGTCGTCTCGACTCGACGTGCTGCCTCCCGAGATCACTAAAGAACTCGAGGGGCTGCAAGATGAGGTGCCCGCGGAGTCGTTTGCAGCGATCCGCGCCCGCGCCGAGGCCGAGCTGGGCATGCCGCTCGAACGCGTGTTTGCTTCGTTCGATGAACAGCCCATCGCGGCTGCCTCACTGGGACAGGTGCATCGTGCACAGCTCACCGCAAGCGATGCCGCAGAAACAGGTCTTAAGAACGTCGTCGTCAAGGTGCAGCGGCCCGACATCGACGTGATCGTTGACATCGACCTCGCCGCGCTGCGCAAGGTTGGTGGATGGCTGAGCCGGGTCAGGATCATCGCAAAGCGCGTAGACGTGCCGCAGCTACTCGAAGAGTTCGCGCAGACCAGCCACGAAGAGATCGACTACCTGCACGAGGCGGCGAGCTCCGAGCGTTTCGCGCAGGAGTTTGCGGACGACGCCCGAGTGAGTGTGCCCGCGGTCGTGTGGGAACGCTCGACTCGTAGTGTTCTGACGCTCGAAGATGTTACCGCGATCAAAATCACCGATCTTGCCGCGCTGCGCGAGGCAGGGATCGATCCGCGTCAGGTTGCGCTGGCGTTTGCCGACGTTATGTTTGACCAGCTGTTCGCAAACGGGTTTTTTCACGCGGATCCGCACCCGGGCAACATTTTCGTCACACCGTTGAAAGACCCAGCGGCTTCCCCCGCGTGGAAGCTCACCTTCATCGATTTTGGCATGATGGGTGAGGTTCCGGCGAACACACGAAGCGGTCTGCGAAAACTACTCATCGCGATCGCATCGCGGGATGGCAAGGCGCTCGTCTCCGCGATCCGCGATATTGGTGTTCTTATGCCGTCCGCCGACACGAGTGAACTTGAGCGCGCCATGACCCAGCTGTTCTCGCGGTTCGGTGGCATGGGCTTCGCTGAGCTACGCAACGTGGATCCGCGCGAGTTCCACGACTTTGCCATCGAATTTGGTGAGGTCGTTCGTTCGCTCCCGTTCCAGTTACCCGAGAACTTCTTGCTTGTGGTGCGCGCTATCTCACTCACCTCGGGGGTGTGCAGCGCGCTCGATCCCGAATTCAATCTTTGGGAGTCCGTTGAACCGTACGCCGCGCAGCTTTTGAAGGAAGAGGGCGGCAACGTCATCCAAGACTTTGCGAGCGAGGCGGTTCAAATCGCGAGCATTGCTTGGCGGCTTCCGAAGCGCGTTGACGCACTCATCGACCGAGTCGAAGACGGCTCGGTGGCGGTCTCGACACCCAAACTTGAGCGCAGAATCTCGCACCTCGAACGCACCGCCAGGCGTCTCGTCTCAGCGGTGCTGTTTGGCGCCCTGCTTATCGCGGGGGCTGTGCTGCGCGGGTACGATCTGGTCTTCGGCACGGTGCTCATGTCGGTATCGGTTTTGCCTCTGCTCCACGCGCTCTTCGCCGGCCGAATGGGGCACCGTCCACCGGGTTGA
- the mgtE gene encoding magnesium transporter, whose product MTLQIADLNELIETIDGLLARKDLVALTEQLTPLTTSDIVDVLERLNLRERAIIHRLLSKDRALEVFEMLPPALQSDLLTGLQDADVSTLFAELDPDDRLWLLDEVPAVLAARLLRGLPEKERLLTAGLLGYKQGSVGRRMTPEFVTTHIGMTAAESIDRVRARLKDAETVYTIPVLDDSRHVAGVVSLRDLLGEDPDALVETFMQPVYTAEATDEAEKVARMCTDLRLLALPIVDSESRLLGMLTIDDAVRILEHEESEDAARQGGSEPLNRPYLSTPVVTLVRSRVVWLLVLAVGATLTVQVLSAFEATLAEVTVLALFVPLLIGTGGNTGNQAATTVTRSLALGDVRPRDILLVLSRELRTGALLGMLLGLIGFGIAGIVFSPEIGLVIGLTLLAICTVAAAVGGAMPLVARAIHVDPAVFSNPFITTFVDATGLIIYFVIAHAILHL is encoded by the coding sequence ATGACTCTGCAGATCGCCGATCTCAACGAACTTATCGAGACCATTGACGGGCTCCTTGCGCGCAAGGATCTCGTCGCGCTCACCGAGCAACTCACCCCGCTTACCACGTCAGACATCGTCGACGTGCTTGAGCGACTCAATCTGCGCGAACGCGCCATTATTCACCGACTTCTCTCAAAGGACCGCGCACTCGAGGTCTTCGAGATGCTGCCCCCTGCCCTGCAGAGTGACCTGCTGACGGGTCTGCAAGACGCAGACGTATCGACCTTGTTTGCCGAACTCGACCCCGACGATCGGCTGTGGCTGCTCGACGAGGTGCCCGCTGTACTCGCGGCGCGTCTGCTGCGCGGGCTCCCCGAAAAGGAACGCCTCCTCACCGCAGGTCTGCTCGGCTACAAGCAGGGCAGCGTCGGCCGTCGCATGACGCCGGAGTTCGTCACCACCCACATCGGCATGACAGCCGCTGAGTCGATCGACCGAGTGCGCGCACGTCTCAAAGACGCCGAGACCGTGTACACGATCCCCGTACTCGACGACAGTCGACACGTGGCAGGTGTTGTCAGCCTGCGCGATCTGCTCGGGGAGGATCCGGACGCTCTCGTCGAGACCTTCATGCAGCCGGTGTACACCGCCGAGGCCACCGACGAGGCAGAAAAGGTGGCGCGCATGTGCACCGATCTGCGTTTGCTCGCTCTGCCCATCGTTGACAGCGAGTCACGCTTGCTCGGCATGCTGACCATCGATGATGCCGTGCGGATCCTCGAACACGAGGAAAGCGAAGACGCGGCTCGCCAGGGTGGATCTGAGCCGCTGAACCGCCCTTACCTCTCAACGCCGGTTGTCACGCTCGTTCGCTCGCGCGTCGTTTGGTTGCTCGTGCTCGCAGTGGGTGCGACGCTCACGGTGCAGGTGCTTTCCGCGTTCGAGGCAACGCTCGCCGAGGTCACCGTGCTGGCACTCTTTGTGCCGCTGCTCATCGGCACGGGTGGCAATACCGGCAACCAGGCTGCGACCACGGTGACCCGCTCACTGGCCCTCGGTGATGTTCGCCCACGCGACATATTGCTGGTGCTCTCACGAGAGCTGCGCACGGGCGCCCTGCTCGGCATGCTGCTCGGGCTGATCGGGTTCGGGATCGCGGGCATCGTGTTCAGCCCAGAGATTGGGCTCGTGATCGGCCTGACACTGCTCGCTATCTGCACGGTGGCCGCGGCCGTGGGCGGCGCGATGCCGCTGGTGGCGCGTGCGATCCACGTTGACCCCGCGGTGTTCTCAAACCCGTTTATCACCACGTTTGTGGATGCCACCGGTCTGATCATCTACTTCGTGATCGCCCACGCGATCCTGCACCTGTAG
- a CDS encoding YaeQ family protein, whose amino-acid sequence MAIGSMMHTFTVQLADVDRGVYEDFNIRVARHPSETDAFMMTRLLAYCLEYEEGIEFGGGVSTTDEPAVLVRDLTGKITAWIEVGAPDAARLHFGSKLADRTAVYTHRDPAKLLASWEGKTIYNAEAIRFRSFEPAFISDAVAKLERRNTLSLSVTEGQMYFELNDTSLSSPIHEHHLP is encoded by the coding sequence ATGGCAATCGGCTCAATGATGCACACATTTACGGTACAACTGGCAGACGTGGATCGCGGGGTGTACGAAGACTTCAACATTCGCGTGGCCCGCCACCCCTCCGAGACCGATGCGTTTATGATGACGCGGCTGCTCGCGTACTGCCTCGAGTACGAGGAAGGCATCGAATTTGGTGGAGGCGTCTCGACCACCGACGAACCGGCGGTGCTTGTGCGAGATCTCACCGGCAAGATAACCGCGTGGATCGAAGTTGGCGCCCCCGATGCCGCCCGGCTGCATTTCGGCAGCAAACTCGCGGATCGCACAGCGGTCTACACGCACCGAGATCCTGCGAAGTTACTCGCGAGCTGGGAGGGAAAGACAATCTACAACGCCGAGGCGATCCGATTCCGCAGTTTCGAGCCCGCCTTCATTTCCGACGCAGTTGCCAAGCTTGAACGTCGCAACACGCTCAGCCTCTCGGTCACTGAAGGGCAGATGTATTTCGAGCTCAACGATACGTCGCTGAGCTCACCCATTCACGAACACCACCTCCCCTAG
- a CDS encoding TIGR00645 family protein, with the protein MSNRSNNSIQRSGDRGPGFASRTLAGFIFASRWLQAPLYLGLIIAQGIYVVLFFVELWHLFEKIFETGKFNETDVMLSVLALIDIVMIANLLIMVIIGGYETFVSKIRVDGHHDEPDWLSHVNANLLKVKLAISIISISSIHLLKTFIEVGRMDNGIVKDSAGTVIYSSTGVFWEVMIHLAFIVSALALAWIDHLSKKHPGDSHEQVTAGRIEAELMHPREVAVTVAAAPATPAAPADGFVTVRLPAGTQLPDGAEVVEHHPR; encoded by the coding sequence GTGAGTAATCGATCCAACAATTCCATTCAGCGCAGCGGCGACCGCGGCCCGGGTTTCGCTTCGCGCACCCTCGCGGGGTTTATCTTCGCGAGTCGTTGGTTGCAGGCTCCGCTGTATCTTGGGCTGATTATCGCGCAGGGCATCTATGTCGTGTTGTTCTTTGTTGAACTCTGGCACCTCTTCGAGAAGATTTTCGAAACCGGAAAGTTCAACGAAACCGATGTGATGCTCAGTGTGCTCGCGCTCATTGACATCGTGATGATCGCGAACCTGCTGATCATGGTAATTATCGGCGGCTACGAGACCTTCGTTTCGAAGATCCGAGTCGACGGCCACCACGACGAGCCCGACTGGCTTTCCCACGTCAACGCGAACCTGCTGAAGGTGAAGCTGGCGATCTCGATCATTTCGATTTCGTCGATCCATCTTCTGAAGACCTTTATCGAGGTCGGTCGCATGGATAACGGCATCGTGAAGGATTCAGCCGGAACGGTGATCTACTCAAGCACCGGCGTGTTCTGGGAGGTCATGATCCACCTCGCGTTCATCGTCTCGGCACTCGCGCTCGCCTGGATCGATCACCTGAGCAAAAAGCACCCCGGTGATAGCCACGAGCAGGTCACGGCGGGCAGGATCGAGGCTGAGCTTATGCACCCGCGCGAGGTTGCCGTGACGGTCGCCGCGGCACCGGCCACTCCGGCCGCCCCCGCGGATGGCTTTGTTACTGTGCGGCTGCCCGCTGGCACACAACTGCCCGACGGTGCCGAGGTCGTCGAGCACCACCCGCGCTAG
- a CDS encoding NAD-dependent epimerase/dehydratase family protein gives MNILLLGGTAWLGRTIAETAVAAGHDVSCVARGTDAPAGVTLVQADRDEDHALASLTAPGTARWDAVIDVARQPGYVRRAVHDLAAHAERYVYISSCNVYASLASYGIDEAAPLNTALTSDVMASPDEYGAAKVACEEAVLAGFGADRTIIIRPGLIGGPGDPTGRSSYWPLRFARPSNPQAQVLVPDAAQQLTSVIDVRDLAAWIMRLLEQTVSGIFNAAGNPTPLGEHLAIARRLADHKGSLVGASPEWLASQDVAQWSGPRSFPLWLADPEARGIGALSNESARATGLVLRPLTDTLSDTLAWANSCGIATVTRSGLTDDEECELLGELGRA, from the coding sequence ATGAATATCCTGCTCCTCGGCGGCACGGCTTGGCTCGGTCGCACCATTGCTGAGACCGCGGTTGCGGCCGGTCACGATGTGTCGTGCGTGGCGCGAGGGACGGACGCGCCCGCGGGTGTAACCCTCGTGCAGGCGGATCGTGACGAGGATCACGCACTCGCTTCTCTCACGGCACCGGGCACGGCGCGCTGGGATGCCGTCATAGATGTCGCCAGGCAACCCGGGTATGTGCGGCGGGCCGTTCATGATCTTGCGGCACACGCTGAGCGATACGTGTACATCTCATCTTGCAACGTTTACGCCTCGCTTGCGAGCTACGGAATTGACGAAGCCGCGCCGCTGAACACCGCGCTGACTTCGGACGTCATGGCTTCTCCTGACGAATACGGCGCCGCAAAGGTGGCCTGCGAAGAAGCGGTGCTCGCGGGCTTCGGCGCCGATCGCACCATCATCATAAGACCGGGGCTGATTGGTGGGCCCGGAGATCCTACTGGCCGCAGCAGCTACTGGCCATTGCGCTTTGCTCGACCGTCAAACCCGCAGGCCCAAGTGCTGGTTCCCGACGCTGCTCAGCAACTCACCTCGGTGATCGATGTTCGGGATCTCGCAGCGTGGATCATGCGGCTGCTTGAACAGACGGTGAGCGGCATCTTCAACGCCGCCGGCAACCCAACGCCACTCGGAGAACACCTTGCTATCGCCCGGCGGCTCGCTGACCACAAAGGTTCACTCGTCGGAGCTTCACCGGAATGGCTTGCCTCGCAAGATGTGGCGCAGTGGTCAGGGCCTCGGTCCTTTCCTCTCTGGCTCGCCGACCCTGAGGCACGTGGGATCGGTGCGCTTTCAAACGAGTCCGCTCGCGCAACCGGCCTCGTTCTGAGACCACTCACCGACACGCTGAGCGACACACTCGCTTGGGCTAATTCCTGCGGCATTGCGACCGTGACCCGTTCTGGGCTGACAGATGACGAGGAGTGCGAACTGCTGGGTGAACTCGGTCGGGCATGA
- a CDS encoding LCP family protein, with protein MAVIVASTVAVVAIALHQFERSIVRSDFVLPKVDTEDLDPGEQNILIMGMDSRLDQNGNPLPDWMYDALQAGTADDGGYNANVLILLHIPADRSRAVGIAIPRDDYVELSGDLVGGTQAKIKEAYGRAMNVRLNELLSEEGLSEKDAYQQARAAGRQAQIETVSHFLGDIRIDHFVEMTMGGFYSIAEAVAPIQVCLNQATSDVYSGADFAAGVQEIDARQAISFVRQRRDTGFDGPNLTDLDRSRRQQAFLVSLADKIKQRSTLTNPKTVVTLMDVTKNYVAVDTRFDAIGFLGIAREASENGVQFVTLPVETFDTIDGASVNIVDVEKVQGIVAAVLDGSYFNQAPPAEDPETTPDATDPAAEPSTDPEAPAATPAPATPAPKKKGASEVTTYESSDDPIQAGTMPCVN; from the coding sequence ATGGCGGTCATTGTTGCCTCGACCGTAGCCGTTGTGGCCATCGCGCTGCACCAGTTCGAGCGAAGCATCGTTCGCTCAGACTTTGTACTCCCCAAGGTTGACACTGAGGATTTGGACCCGGGCGAGCAAAATATTCTGATTATGGGCATGGACAGCCGTCTCGATCAGAACGGCAATCCCCTTCCGGATTGGATGTATGACGCACTCCAAGCAGGAACCGCTGACGACGGCGGATACAACGCAAATGTGCTCATTCTGCTGCACATACCCGCGGACCGTTCACGTGCGGTCGGGATCGCGATCCCTCGCGATGACTACGTGGAGCTGTCCGGGGACCTGGTCGGCGGCACACAGGCCAAGATCAAGGAAGCTTACGGGCGCGCCATGAACGTGCGTCTGAACGAGCTCCTCAGCGAAGAAGGTCTCTCCGAGAAGGACGCGTATCAGCAGGCTCGCGCCGCGGGGCGCCAAGCGCAGATCGAAACGGTCTCACACTTTCTCGGCGACATTCGCATTGACCACTTCGTCGAGATGACCATGGGCGGCTTTTACAGCATCGCCGAGGCCGTCGCGCCCATTCAGGTGTGTCTGAACCAGGCAACCTCTGACGTCTACTCTGGTGCCGACTTCGCCGCGGGCGTTCAAGAAATTGATGCGAGGCAGGCAATTAGCTTCGTGCGTCAGCGTCGCGACACCGGCTTTGATGGACCAAACCTCACGGATCTCGACCGCTCCCGCCGCCAGCAGGCGTTCCTTGTGAGTCTGGCCGACAAAATCAAGCAGCGTAGCACCCTCACCAATCCGAAAACAGTGGTCACGCTCATGGACGTGACGAAAAACTACGTTGCTGTCGACACGCGGTTCGACGCGATCGGGTTCTTGGGCATTGCGCGCGAGGCCTCAGAAAACGGCGTGCAGTTTGTGACACTTCCGGTCGAAACTTTTGACACGATTGATGGCGCCTCGGTGAACATCGTTGATGTCGAAAAAGTGCAAGGGATCGTTGCCGCCGTGCTTGACGGCAGCTACTTCAACCAGGCTCCCCCCGCAGAGGATCCCGAGACAACCCCCGACGCAACGGATCCTGCTGCAGAGCCATCCACGGATCCCGAAGCCCCGGCCGCTACCCCGGCACCCGCAACTCCCGCTCCCAAGAAAAAGGGAGCCTCGGAGGTTACAACCTACGAATCTTCGGACGATCCGATCCAGGCGGGCACCATGCCCTGCGTCAACTGA